Proteins from a single region of Macaca thibetana thibetana isolate TM-01 chromosome 4, ASM2454274v1, whole genome shotgun sequence:
- the LOC126952767 gene encoding inositol hexakisphosphate kinase 3 isoform X1: protein MVVQNSADAGDMRAGVQLEPFLHQVGGHMSVMKYDEHTVCKPLISREQRFYESLPLAMKQFTPQYKGTITVHLWKDSTGHLSLVANPVKESREPFKVSTESAAMAIWQTLQQTTGSSGSACALAQWPHAQLARSPKESPAKALLRSETHLNAPASSLVEDTNGNQVERKSFNPWGLHCHQAHLTRLCSEYPENKRHRFLLLENVVSQYTHPCVLDLKMGTRQHGDDASEEKKARHMRKCAQSTSACLGVRICGMQVYQTDKKYFLCKDKYYGRKLSVEGFRQALYQFLHNGSHLRRELLEPILQQLRALLSVIRSQSSYRFYSSSLLIIYDGQEPPERAPGSPHPQEAPQAAHGSSPSGLTKVDVRMIDFAHTTYKGSWNEHTTYDGPDPGYIFGLENLIRILQDIQEGE, encoded by the exons ATGGTTGTGCAAAACAGCGCAGACGCCGGGGACATGAGGGCAGGCGTGCAGCTGGAGCCCTTCCTGCACCAGGTTGGGGGGCACATGAGCGTGATGAAGTATGACGAGCATACAGTGTGCAAGCCCCTCATCTCCCGGGAGCAGAGGTTCTATGAATCCCTGCCGCTGGCCATGAAGCAATTCACCCCACAGTACAAAG GCACCATCACAGTGCACCTCTGGAAAGACAGCACAGGCCATCTCAGCTTGGTTGCCAACCCAGTGAAGGAGAGCCGGGAGCCCTTCAAGGTCTCCACAGAGTCGGCGGCAATGGCCATCTGGCAGACGCTCCAGCAGACCACCGGCAGCAGTGGCAGCGCCTGCGCCCTTGCCCAGTGGCCGCACGCCCAGCTGGCACGCTCACCCAAGGAGAG CCCGGCCAAGGCTCTCCTGAGGTCCGAGACCCACCTCAACGCTCCAGCCTCCTCGCTGGTGGAAGACACTAATGGGAACCAGGTGGAGAGGAAGAGCTTCAACCCATGGGGCCTGCACTGCCACCAGGCCCACCTGACCCGCCTGTGCTCCGAGTACCCAGAGAACAAGCGGCATC GGTTCTTGTTGCTGGAAAATGTAGTGTCACAGTACACGCATCCCTGCGTCCTGGATCTGAAGATGGGGACCCGGCAGCATGGCGATGACGCGTCCGAGGAGAAGAAGGCCCGCCACATGAGGAAGTGTGCGCAGAGCACCTCAGCCTGCCTGGGTGTGCGCATCTGCGGCATGCAG gTTTATCAAACAGACAAGAAGTACTTTCTCTGCAAAGACAAGTACTATGGAAGAAAACTCTCAGTGGAGGGGTTCAGACAAGCCCTCTATCAGTTCCTACATAATGGAAGCCACCTCCGGAGGGAGCTCCTGGAGCCCATCCTGCAGCAGCTCCGGGCCCTCCTCTCCGTCATTAGGAGCCAGAGTTCATACCGCTTCTACTCCAGCTCTCTCCTCATCATCTATGATGGGCAGGAACCGCCAGAAAGAGCCCCAGGCAGCCCACATCCTCAGGAGGCTCCCCAGGCAGCCCATGGCAGCTCTCCCAGTGGTCTCACCAAGGTTGACGTCCGCATGATTGACTTTGCTCATACCACGTACAAGGGCTCCTGGAATGAGCACACCACCTACGATGGACCAGACCCTGGCTATATTTTTGGCCTGGAAAACCTCATTAGGATCCTGCAGGATATCCAAGAGGGAGAATGA